The Dendropsophus ebraccatus isolate aDenEbr1 chromosome 10, aDenEbr1.pat, whole genome shotgun sequence genome has a segment encoding these proteins:
- the SPACA9 gene encoding sperm acrosome-associated protein 9: MDFTMTDAKQTLKALEQQCKLLRQQQVTFITALERTREHAHDRIKPVHNLAQVQNYLDNHCHNSTDKRVLTLFLDVCNNLGDFCVKLDAMHCESRSAGGIIEETMTLLSPTNELSGLRAKYPHDVVNHLSCDEARNFYGGIVSLVPIVLDNIKEAVARMEKLQPQHAGGSSGRPGPGQSSRQQGGGSLSHSTGAQTNLTQADSSFQTSNKKKYNGETSKPAWRPAGRLYTT, from the exons ATGGATTTTACAATGACCGATGCCAAGCAGACCCTCAAGGCTTTGGAGCAACAGTGTAAACTCCTGAGACAGCAACAAGTGACGTTCATCACCGCTCTGGAGCGCACACGGGAACACGCGCACGACCGGATCAAACCTGTGCACAACCTAGCGCAG GTGCAAAACTACTTGGACAATCACTGTCACAACAGCACAGACAAGAGGGTCCTTACCCTGTTCCTTGATGTCTGCAACAACCTGGGAGATTTCTGTGTCAAGCTGGATGCCATGCACTGTGAGAGCAGGTCAGCAGGGGGCATCATTGAGGAAACTATGACCCTGCTCAGTCCAACCAATGAACTGTCCGGTCTTAGAGCCAA ATATCCTCACGATGTTGTTAACCACCTCAGCTGTGATGAAGCCAGGAACTTTTACGGTGGGATTGTCAGCCTGGTTCCCATTGTTCTGGACAACATTAAAGAAGCCGTAGCCAGGATGGAGAAACTACAGCCCCAGCATGCGGGGGGTAGCAGCGGCAGACCAGGGCCCGGTCAGAGCagcagacagcagggagggggcaGCCTCTCACACAGCACCGGGGCTCAGACCAACCTCACTCAGGCTGATTCCTCCTTCCAGACATCAAACAAAAAGAAATACAATGGGGAGACCTCCAAACCAGCATGGAGGCCAGCAGGACGCCTCTACACCACATAA